The following proteins are encoded in a genomic region of Dyadobacter sp. UC 10:
- a CDS encoding Pycsar system effector family protein: MNYNHRLDKVRHHVRHFFGTKELAQLSYHNLAHTEAVVANAVRIADHYQLDDKETFIVVTAAWFHDTGYSSGQAAGHEQRGAAMAAEFLLAEGVDEHIISEVEGCILATIWPQNPQNFLQEVVCDADVFHFGTQEFPEWNKLVRKEAEQRAGKKIDKAQWRKSAIALLESHTFHTDYCRDLLSKQKQKNLEKLKEKEQETSGIVEEPVRKAAPEPLTSDTTPDVSDIKKQKSDRPDKGIETMFRISSNNHQRLSDMADNKAHIMITTTSIIISVLLSVLIRKLEDNTYLIVPTMLLLTVCMVTMVFSILSTRPTIPHGTFTQEDIDTKNVNLLFFGNFYRMSYQDYSSGMQRMMNDREFLYGSLTKDVYSQGVVLGRKYRLLRVAYNVFMFGIVISVIAFVLASALFEH, translated from the coding sequence ATGAATTACAACCATCGGCTAGATAAGGTCAGGCATCACGTCCGGCATTTTTTTGGTACAAAAGAACTGGCGCAGCTGAGTTATCATAATCTGGCCCATACCGAAGCTGTTGTGGCCAATGCGGTGAGAATCGCGGACCATTACCAGTTGGATGATAAGGAAACTTTCATTGTGGTAACAGCGGCCTGGTTTCATGATACAGGTTACAGCAGCGGCCAGGCTGCTGGTCACGAACAAAGGGGGGCAGCGATGGCTGCCGAATTCCTGCTAGCCGAAGGGGTAGACGAACACATTATTTCAGAAGTGGAGGGGTGTATCCTGGCGACTATCTGGCCGCAAAACCCGCAGAATTTCCTTCAGGAAGTCGTGTGCGACGCCGATGTGTTCCATTTCGGAACGCAAGAGTTTCCCGAGTGGAACAAGCTTGTGCGCAAGGAAGCGGAGCAGCGTGCAGGTAAGAAGATAGATAAGGCGCAATGGCGAAAAAGCGCCATTGCATTGCTGGAATCGCATACATTCCATACCGATTACTGCCGCGACCTGCTCAGTAAACAAAAGCAAAAGAACCTTGAAAAACTGAAAGAAAAAGAGCAGGAAACTTCGGGAATAGTTGAAGAACCAGTAAGAAAAGCAGCTCCCGAGCCATTAACCTCCGATACCACACCGGATGTTTCCGACATTAAAAAACAAAAAAGCGACCGTCCGGACAAAGGGATTGAGACCATGTTCAGGATCAGTTCCAATAACCATCAAAGGCTAAGCGATATGGCTGATAACAAGGCACATATCATGATCACAACCACCTCTATTATCATCTCCGTCCTGCTCAGTGTCCTGATCCGGAAACTGGAAGACAATACCTATCTGATCGTTCCGACCATGCTTTTGCTGACTGTTTGCATGGTTACCATGGTTTTTTCCATTCTTTCCACCCGCCCCACGATCCCACACGGCACGTTCACGCAGGAGGATATTGATACCAAAAATGTGAACCTGCTTTTCTTCGGGAATTTTTACCGGATGTCTTATCAGGACTATTCGAGTGGTATGCAGCGCATGATGAACGACCGCGAGTTCCTTTATGGAAGTCTGACCAAGGACGTATATTCCCAGGGCGTTGTCCTGGGCAGAAAATACAGGCTGCTGCGCGTTGCTTACAATGTGTTCATGTTCGGTATAGTCATATCCGTGATTGCCTTCGTGCTTGCTTCCGCACTTTTCGAGCATTGA
- a CDS encoding SdiA-regulated domain-containing protein, producing MTTFLQQIGLLALLTFSLGGCDSAKKEQVYKDYDLSKPDKFNMPESLFEISGIAMNQGNPDTIYAVQDEDGRLYRLGWDHPRQLNVKFSKKGDYEDVTIVKNRVFILKSNGVIYHFPWSEAVFEEVEEIKEYRKILPKGEYEGMFGDEASGKIYVLCKNCEQDDSKSSVTGYIFEPGKDSTQIAGTFSIHVDEIKAITGKVERGFRPSGLARNPLTNDWYVISAVNKLLVVTDSQWKVKEAFTLNGNTFIQPEGIAFDKLGNLYISNEGDDLFSGNILKFKKITR from the coding sequence ATGACTACATTTTTACAACAAATCGGCCTGCTTGCCCTGCTAACCTTTTCCCTGGGCGGGTGCGACTCTGCAAAAAAAGAGCAAGTCTACAAAGATTACGATCTGAGCAAGCCCGACAAATTCAATATGCCCGAAAGCCTTTTCGAGATTTCAGGCATCGCCATGAACCAGGGTAATCCGGACACGATTTACGCAGTTCAGGATGAAGACGGGCGTCTGTATCGCCTCGGCTGGGACCATCCCAGGCAACTGAATGTAAAATTTTCTAAAAAAGGTGATTACGAAGATGTTACCATTGTGAAAAACCGGGTTTTTATCCTCAAAAGCAATGGTGTGATTTATCATTTCCCATGGTCGGAAGCGGTTTTTGAAGAAGTGGAGGAAATCAAAGAATACAGGAAAATCCTGCCGAAGGGAGAGTATGAAGGCATGTTTGGGGACGAAGCTTCGGGTAAGATCTATGTGCTCTGTAAAAACTGTGAGCAGGACGATTCCAAGAGCAGTGTAACCGGCTACATATTCGAGCCAGGCAAAGATTCCACACAAATTGCAGGCACTTTTTCCATCCATGTGGACGAGATTAAAGCGATTACGGGCAAAGTGGAAAGAGGTTTCAGGCCCTCCGGCCTTGCCAGAAATCCGCTCACAAACGACTGGTATGTCATTTCGGCTGTAAATAAGCTCTTGGTCGTGACCGACAGTCAGTGGAAAGTGAAGGAAGCTTTTACGCTCAATGGGAACACGTTTATCCAGCCGGAGGGCATTGCTTTCGACAAGCTGGGAAACTTGTATATTTCCAATGAAGGCGATGACCTGTTTTCAGGTAATATTTTGAAGTTTAAAAAAATCACCCGATGA
- a CDS encoding metallophosphoesterase, producing the protein MKSALRVFAFSVLLIGAFSCASYKTQFSREALSWERDAPGADLVLKHTMYLIGDAGNDSPESRAPVLEYLKTKLATESKNSSVLFLGDNIYERGMPPSEDSAARKVAEFRITSQLETLDNFKGRPIFLPGNHDWHGWGVKGLKRQEKFVDKYINEKRGIRDKDDYENYFLPLDGCSGPEVIELNDNVVVIVVDSQWWLTDWDKDSKINDGCEIKNREQFRFVFENVVRKYRNKNVVFAMHHPPYTYGPHGGRFTIKQHIFPLTELNPDLWIPLPGLGTISALFRATIGSKQDVANKQYKDLRTAVMAGAKKNGKFIFASGHEHALQFIENDGQEFIVSGSGSKNSPVSLGKGSQFASSKLGYSTINFYEGGEAWTNFWEVSADGKDAKLVFRKKIKEKQTVELPDPAIAFTEYNQHNDSTSRFVTSHEVKPTGAFHNFLLGKHNRDLYVRKYSFPVLDLARYQGGVTPVKQGGGNQTNSLRLRDGQGKEYALRGLTKDVSRFLPFPFNQMIAAKYLVEDNFLSTNPFAPLSMPVLAGAVQVYHTNPKLYYVPSQPGLASYNALFGGTMNLLEERPDGKKWKEAAFFGNPDKIVSTPELVESILENGKNKVDEKWAVRTRLFDFVIGDWDRHDDQWAWSSVKQKDGTTLFRPIPRDRDQAFSMYDGLLTGVARLTLPFLRQLQSFSPEIQSMKWTTWSARLFDRTFLTQLTWEQWEEQAKFIQKNLTDEVISSAFAAWPDEARKISSPALIQNIKTRRDNLQKIARTHYEFVSESVNVIGTEEEERVVVERLDDKRTKVSVYEKGREGRIKHLNYERIFDADITKAINVYGNGDDDEFIVKGDVKKGIKVRLIGGLGTDVFADSTSAGRKKTIIYDDMRKNTVVLGPGTKDKRTNLYRYNVYDRRSADSNYDIAIPAPILGINPDDGLLLGAGATWMRYGFKKEPYASSHVFGGSYAFATKGFKVNYTGDFINAFRKFDFYLDTYYHGPTYAFNYTGLGNDTERPVDDPDYYRVRQRAFHIYPALKKRFGGTAGFVTLGPFFELSDIQPTSGRFITSAENGLDDDVFETKKFAGGKLMFDFSSVDNIFSPHTGIRFHAGFNWTTNLANQNNFGSFRAKFAYYTSLDPKENIVLATQIGTGLIFGDSYEFFQMPALGGKQGLRGYRTERFYGNSSIWHDTDLRIRLGSSYNPTLPLTYGLFGSFDYGRVWLEDDDESKALHYSYGGGLWFAPVDILTLAVGAFIPKEKREEKPRIAFQIGFWF; encoded by the coding sequence ATGAAAAGTGCGTTGCGGGTTTTTGCTTTTTCGGTTTTGCTGATCGGCGCTTTTTCGTGTGCAAGTTATAAAACACAATTTTCCAGAGAAGCATTATCGTGGGAGCGGGATGCGCCTGGGGCTGATCTGGTTTTGAAACACACCATGTATCTGATCGGAGACGCCGGAAATGATTCGCCGGAAAGCCGCGCCCCGGTTTTGGAGTATCTCAAAACCAAGCTGGCAACCGAGTCAAAGAATAGTTCAGTACTGTTTTTGGGAGACAATATTTATGAACGAGGGATGCCGCCGTCGGAGGATTCGGCTGCAAGGAAAGTTGCGGAATTCAGGATTACGTCCCAGCTCGAAACGCTGGATAATTTCAAGGGACGCCCCATTTTCCTTCCCGGAAATCATGACTGGCATGGCTGGGGCGTGAAAGGTCTGAAAAGGCAGGAGAAGTTTGTTGATAAATATATCAATGAAAAGCGGGGCATCAGGGACAAGGACGATTATGAAAACTATTTCCTGCCCCTCGACGGCTGCTCCGGCCCGGAAGTAATAGAACTTAATGATAATGTGGTGGTTATCGTCGTGGACTCGCAGTGGTGGCTGACGGATTGGGATAAAGATTCAAAGATCAACGACGGATGCGAGATCAAAAACCGGGAACAGTTCCGCTTTGTTTTTGAAAATGTGGTCAGGAAATACCGTAACAAAAACGTGGTTTTTGCTATGCACCATCCACCTTACACCTACGGCCCGCATGGGGGACGTTTCACCATTAAGCAGCACATTTTCCCGCTTACAGAGCTCAATCCCGACCTTTGGATCCCACTTCCGGGGTTAGGCACGATCAGCGCATTGTTCCGCGCCACCATTGGTTCCAAACAGGACGTTGCCAACAAACAATACAAGGATTTGCGTACAGCAGTAATGGCAGGCGCAAAGAAGAACGGGAAATTTATCTTTGCCAGCGGCCACGAACATGCTTTGCAGTTTATCGAAAACGACGGACAGGAATTCATTGTCAGCGGAAGCGGCAGTAAAAATAGCCCGGTAAGCCTGGGAAAAGGTTCTCAGTTTGCTTCGTCAAAACTGGGTTATTCAACGATTAACTTTTACGAAGGAGGCGAAGCATGGACCAATTTCTGGGAGGTCAGCGCAGACGGGAAAGACGCAAAATTGGTTTTCCGTAAAAAAATAAAGGAAAAGCAAACCGTCGAATTACCCGATCCGGCCATCGCATTTACGGAATACAACCAGCATAATGATTCCACAAGCCGGTTTGTGACCAGCCATGAAGTCAAACCCACCGGCGCGTTCCATAACTTTCTGTTGGGAAAACACAATAGGGATTTATATGTACGTAAATATTCGTTTCCGGTTCTGGATCTTGCCCGGTACCAGGGCGGCGTAACGCCTGTGAAACAAGGCGGAGGCAACCAGACCAATTCTTTGCGCTTGCGCGACGGACAGGGAAAAGAATATGCATTACGCGGCCTGACCAAAGACGTGAGCCGGTTTTTGCCGTTTCCCTTCAATCAAATGATCGCCGCCAAATACCTGGTTGAAGATAATTTTTTGTCTACCAACCCATTTGCGCCGCTCAGTATGCCTGTACTGGCCGGTGCTGTCCAGGTTTATCATACCAATCCGAAACTTTACTATGTCCCGTCGCAGCCCGGTCTGGCCAGTTACAATGCGCTTTTCGGGGGGACGATGAACTTGCTGGAAGAACGGCCTGACGGAAAAAAATGGAAAGAAGCCGCGTTTTTCGGGAATCCTGACAAGATCGTAAGCACACCCGAACTGGTGGAAAGCATACTGGAAAATGGCAAAAATAAGGTGGACGAAAAATGGGCCGTCCGAACGCGCCTTTTTGATTTTGTAATCGGCGACTGGGACCGGCACGACGACCAATGGGCGTGGTCTTCGGTGAAACAAAAGGACGGTACCACATTGTTTCGCCCAATTCCGAGAGACCGAGACCAGGCATTTTCCATGTACGACGGCCTGCTGACCGGCGTGGCAAGACTGACATTGCCGTTTCTTCGGCAGTTGCAAAGTTTCAGTCCTGAAATCCAGAGTATGAAATGGACCACATGGAGCGCCCGGCTTTTCGACAGGACGTTTTTGACACAGCTTACCTGGGAGCAGTGGGAAGAGCAGGCAAAATTTATCCAAAAAAACCTGACGGACGAGGTAATCAGCAGTGCCTTCGCTGCCTGGCCCGATGAAGCCAGAAAAATATCGTCGCCGGCATTGATCCAAAACATAAAGACCCGCCGTGATAACCTGCAAAAGATTGCCAGAACGCATTATGAGTTTGTGAGTGAAAGTGTGAATGTGATCGGGACGGAAGAGGAGGAACGGGTAGTGGTGGAAAGACTGGACGATAAGCGGACCAAGGTTTCGGTATATGAAAAGGGCCGAGAAGGCCGCATTAAACATTTAAACTACGAGCGTATTTTCGACGCGGATATCACCAAAGCGATCAATGTTTATGGCAATGGAGATGACGACGAGTTTATTGTAAAAGGTGATGTAAAAAAGGGTATCAAGGTGAGGCTGATCGGCGGATTGGGAACGGATGTGTTTGCCGACAGTACAAGCGCGGGCAGAAAAAAAACCATTATTTACGACGATATGCGTAAAAATACAGTGGTTTTAGGTCCCGGTACCAAAGACAAACGCACGAACCTTTATCGCTACAACGTATACGACAGACGCAGCGCGGACAGCAACTATGACATTGCCATTCCTGCTCCGATCCTGGGTATTAACCCTGATGACGGCTTATTGCTCGGTGCGGGCGCAACCTGGATGCGCTATGGTTTCAAAAAAGAGCCTTATGCCTCTTCGCACGTGTTTGGCGGAAGCTACGCCTTTGCTACCAAGGGTTTTAAAGTGAATTATACGGGTGATTTTATCAACGCATTCAGGAAGTTTGACTTTTATCTCGACACCTATTACCACGGCCCGACTTATGCATTCAACTACACCGGACTGGGCAATGATACGGAAAGGCCGGTTGATGACCCGGATTACTACCGTGTGCGGCAGCGTGCGTTTCATATTTACCCGGCTTTAAAAAAGCGCTTCGGGGGTACTGCCGGTTTCGTCACGCTCGGCCCGTTCTTTGAACTATCAGACATTCAGCCAACAAGCGGGAGGTTTATCACCAGTGCGGAAAACGGGCTGGACGATGATGTTTTTGAAACCAAGAAATTTGCCGGGGGAAAGTTGATGTTCGATTTCAGCAGCGTGGACAACATTTTTTCACCGCATACAGGCATCCGCTTCCATGCGGGTTTCAACTGGACCACTAATCTGGCGAACCAAAATAACTTCGGATCATTCCGGGCCAAATTTGCCTACTATACCAGTCTGGACCCCAAGGAAAACATTGTCTTAGCTACGCAGATAGGCACAGGACTTATTTTTGGGGATAGTTATGAATTCTTTCAAATGCCGGCACTTGGCGGAAAGCAGGGTTTACGGGGCTATCGTACCGAGCGTTTCTATGGAAACAGCAGCATCTGGCACGATACGGATCTGCGGATAAGGCTCGGCAGCAGCTATAACCCGACATTACCACTTACCTACGGACTGTTCGGAAGTTTCGACTATGGCCGCGTGTGGCTCGAAGATGATGACGAATCAAAGGCATTGCATTACAGCTACGGCGGAGGGCTGTGGTTTGCACCGGTCGACATTCTTACACTCGCCGTGGGTGCATTTATTCCAAAAGAAAAAAGGGAAGAGAAACCACGCATTGCGTTTCAGATCGGTTTCTGGTTTTAA
- a CDS encoding PA14 domain-containing protein, producing the protein MRFHKLLAGLSAATLFAVLGSAAFTGTRPENHVAVERPREAWVLRSVLDGKPRILSIALSDKLWLAYNTKTASLYKAWTGKINFGGPVYTSSHGPQPVSDGVTYMEEPDDNPWRITADGKELTPGISYKGHTILNNQVTLKYDLEYQGKKILVEEKPEFFDAGNGKAGFERAFTVTNAPAGITLSLNVHLNSLATATDYKTDGKFSVTNQRDEHIENQSFKAIDGKLVLNTQGKTTISVSLTKKPAQAEASQKESKADIVAGLFAKSDCNTCHNQEVKTVGPSYKAIAERYENNDQNKNALVAKVIKGGAGNWGQIAMSPHPDLKKEDAETMVTYILELDAAKERAQAASKLMPKPAYPIAIKTVNPTQVATATERPGIAVNIYQFASGIGSVPEINDEMLPVKSGSINALHLDDQDFGDLKDNFAIYASGTINIKKTTNIVFRLVCDDGGKLFIDNKLVADNGVNHPLQPTDAEIILKPGKHPFKVEYYQGGFGKGLSLQWRPYGSKEFTVVPPSVFTYKGADIKRTGQTAIEVKKTDVPGDGSPLAAVHPSFTLSQARPDNFQPRVGGMDFLADGRMVVSTWDSLGSVYIVDGRKAVSPNDIKVKRIAYGLAEPLGLKVVDDEIYVMQKQELTKLVDLNKDELIDEYQTICNGWKVSANFHEFAFGLVYKDGYFYGTLATAINPGGASTKPQIPDRGKVVKISKKDGSFTFAASGLRTPNGIGLGVDDEIFIADNQGDWLPANKIIHLQEGAWYGSRSVDFEGTANKKEAPPVVWLTQDEIGNSPSQPAKLNVGPYKNQMIHGDVTHGGIKRVFAEKVNGAYQGAVFRFTQGLEAGVNRLAWGPDGSLYIGGVGSTGNWGHTGKLGYGLQKLTFNNKAAFEMLAVRAKSDGVEIEFTEPLKEGVGEKASDYGIRQWWFKPTGDYGGPKLDDENLNVKSVKVSADRKKVTLQLAGMKARHVVYIHLNKKTIVSQSGAELWSTEAWYNMNQIPGSI; encoded by the coding sequence ATGAGATTTCACAAACTCCTGGCAGGATTAAGTGCCGCGACATTGTTCGCGGTACTTGGTTCTGCCGCATTTACCGGCACCAGGCCAGAAAACCATGTTGCCGTTGAACGTCCCAGGGAAGCCTGGGTTTTGCGTTCTGTGCTCGACGGGAAGCCGCGGATCCTGAGCATAGCGTTGAGCGACAAGCTCTGGCTCGCTTACAATACCAAAACGGCTTCATTATACAAAGCCTGGACCGGCAAGATCAACTTTGGTGGCCCGGTTTACACCTCTTCCCATGGCCCGCAGCCCGTTTCCGATGGGGTCACCTATATGGAAGAACCCGACGACAATCCATGGCGGATTACAGCTGACGGAAAGGAACTTACGCCCGGGATCAGCTACAAAGGCCACACGATTCTAAACAATCAGGTGACATTGAAGTACGACCTGGAATACCAGGGTAAGAAGATTTTGGTAGAAGAAAAACCTGAGTTTTTTGATGCCGGAAACGGTAAGGCAGGCTTTGAGCGGGCATTTACAGTAACTAATGCGCCCGCCGGCATTACATTGTCGCTGAATGTGCATCTGAACTCCCTTGCAACTGCCACCGATTACAAAACGGACGGCAAGTTTTCAGTGACCAATCAACGCGACGAGCATATCGAGAATCAGTCCTTCAAAGCTATTGACGGAAAACTGGTGCTCAATACGCAGGGTAAAACGACAATCTCAGTTAGTCTGACCAAAAAACCGGCGCAGGCAGAGGCTTCGCAGAAGGAAAGCAAGGCCGACATAGTAGCCGGGCTTTTCGCTAAAAGTGACTGCAATACCTGCCACAATCAGGAGGTTAAAACGGTAGGCCCATCTTATAAGGCAATCGCCGAACGCTACGAAAACAACGATCAGAATAAAAATGCATTGGTCGCCAAAGTGATCAAAGGCGGCGCGGGGAACTGGGGACAAATCGCCATGTCGCCGCACCCGGACTTGAAAAAAGAGGATGCCGAGACGATGGTAACCTATATATTGGAGCTCGATGCGGCAAAGGAAAGAGCGCAGGCAGCAAGCAAGTTGATGCCCAAACCCGCCTACCCTATTGCGATCAAAACCGTCAACCCGACTCAGGTTGCGACTGCGACTGAAAGACCGGGTATCGCGGTGAACATCTACCAGTTTGCCAGCGGAATTGGCAGCGTTCCCGAGATTAACGACGAAATGCTGCCTGTTAAGTCAGGCTCGATCAATGCACTGCATTTAGATGACCAGGACTTTGGCGACCTGAAAGATAATTTTGCCATTTACGCGAGCGGAACTATCAATATCAAAAAGACGACCAACATCGTTTTCCGGCTGGTGTGCGACGACGGCGGCAAGCTTTTTATCGATAACAAACTCGTCGCCGACAACGGCGTCAACCACCCACTGCAACCGACCGACGCAGAAATTATCCTGAAACCGGGCAAACACCCGTTTAAGGTGGAATATTACCAGGGCGGATTCGGCAAAGGACTTTCACTGCAATGGAGACCATACGGAAGCAAAGAATTTACGGTCGTTCCGCCTTCTGTATTCACCTACAAAGGCGCGGACATCAAGCGCACCGGGCAGACTGCTATCGAGGTAAAAAAAACTGACGTTCCCGGCGACGGGTCGCCGCTCGCAGCAGTGCACCCAAGCTTTACATTATCGCAGGCTCGCCCCGATAACTTCCAGCCAAGAGTAGGCGGAATGGATTTTCTGGCCGATGGCAGAATGGTGGTAAGTACCTGGGATTCGCTGGGTTCGGTTTACATTGTCGATGGCCGGAAAGCAGTTTCTCCAAACGATATCAAAGTAAAACGCATTGCCTACGGACTCGCCGAGCCGCTGGGTTTGAAAGTGGTCGACGACGAGATTTATGTGATGCAAAAGCAGGAGCTGACCAAGCTGGTGGATCTCAACAAAGACGAGCTGATCGACGAGTACCAAACCATTTGCAACGGCTGGAAAGTCTCCGCCAACTTCCACGAATTCGCGTTCGGGCTGGTGTACAAAGACGGCTACTTCTATGGAACATTGGCGACCGCCATTAATCCGGGTGGCGCGAGTACCAAGCCGCAGATTCCGGACCGCGGAAAAGTAGTGAAAATCTCCAAAAAAGATGGTTCATTCACCTTCGCGGCATCCGGCCTTCGTACCCCTAATGGAATCGGGTTGGGTGTGGATGATGAAATTTTTATCGCCGATAACCAGGGCGACTGGCTGCCTGCGAACAAGATCATTCATTTGCAGGAAGGCGCCTGGTACGGCTCGCGCTCGGTGGATTTTGAAGGTACCGCCAACAAAAAAGAAGCGCCGCCGGTAGTCTGGCTCACGCAGGATGAGATTGGTAACTCACCCAGCCAGCCTGCAAAACTGAATGTGGGACCTTACAAAAACCAGATGATCCATGGCGATGTAACCCACGGTGGTATTAAACGCGTGTTTGCCGAAAAAGTAAATGGCGCCTACCAGGGAGCCGTTTTCCGGTTCACGCAAGGATTGGAAGCGGGCGTTAACCGCCTGGCCTGGGGGCCTGATGGATCACTTTACATTGGCGGCGTGGGTTCAACCGGAAACTGGGGACATACCGGCAAGCTGGGTTATGGGCTGCAAAAGCTGACTTTCAACAACAAAGCAGCCTTTGAAATGCTGGCAGTCCGTGCCAAATCCGATGGTGTGGAGATTGAATTTACCGAACCTTTGAAAGAAGGTGTTGGGGAGAAAGCGTCTGATTACGGAATCCGGCAATGGTGGTTCAAACCAACCGGCGATTACGGCGGGCCGAAACTGGACGATGAAAATCTGAATGTAAAATCTGTGAAAGTATCAGCCGACCGCAAAAAAGTAACCTTGCAGCTGGCAGGCATGAAAGCCAGACACGTAGTGTATATTCATTTGAATAAAAAAACCATTGTCAGCCAAAGCGGTGCCGAACTTTGGAGCACGGAAGCCTGGTATAATATGAACCAGATCCCGGGAAGTATCTAA